TCGGGTTGTAATAATCATTTCGGGTATCCATGGAGAGAGACGCCGAGATGGCGCTCGTCACCTTCTCCCCTTCTTGCTCCTTGATGAACCGGGAGGCATCGAGAGTGACGTCGAAGACCTTCACCTTCTCCAGTTTATACATGGCGTCCAGCCGGAGAGACTCGGTGAGCTCTTTTCCGTAGCGAAGGTCCCCTCCGGAGACCCGGTAGGAGTAGGTATCGAATTCGTGGTTTTCGTGGTAGAGGTCGATTCCGGCCGAGAAGTTATATCCGAGGAAGTAGGGGTCTGTGAAACTGAATCTCAGGTCGCTGGTCTCCGAACCCAACTTGAATTTCAGGATGGCGTGATAACCCAGGCCGAAAAGGTTTCGGTCAGAGATCGACGCCTGGCCCACCACCTTTTCGATCGAACTGTAACCGATGCCGAAACTCAAGGCCCCGGTCGGCGCCTCCTCGACCTTCACCTCCACGTTCATCTTCTCTTCGGTGGTTCCCCGGCTCGTGGTCATCTCCACCTCTTTGAAAAAGCCCGTCCGTTTCAGGCGATCCCTGCTCTTGCTGAGGCCCGAGGCGCTGTAAAGCTCCTCCTCGGCGATCCGGAGCTCCCGCCGGATGACCTTATCCCGGGTTTTGGTATTGCCGACGATCTGGATCTTTTCAAAAAACACCTCCTTCCTCTTGTCGATCTCGAAAGTGAGATGGACCTTCAGGGCCTTCTCATCGGTCGTGGTGACGGGGACCACCTCCACATTGGCATATCCCCGATCGGCGAAGAGCTCGGTCAAGGCTTGGATCTCCTTTCGGATGGCCGAGGTGCTGTAGATGTCGTTCCGTTTGAGCTTGAGCCTCCGAAAGAGGTCCTCCTTGGTCGTGAGGACGTCTCCTTTGAAATCGATCTCTCCGATGCGATATTGGGGGCCTTCCACGATCTCGATCTCGATGCGAATCCTTCTGGGATCGGTCAGATCGATCTTCGGTTCGGAGATCTTGACCTCGAGATACCCGTGGTCGATGTAATAGGCCGTCAACATCTGGAGGTCATTTTTCAAGACGTCCTCGTCCAGGATTCCGGTTTTGGTGAGGATGGAAAAGATGTTCCTCTGTTTCGTCTGCATGACCTTTTTGAGGTCGGAGGTTTTGATCCGCTTGTTGCCTTTAAAGAGGATTTTGTGGATATGCCCTTTGATCCCTTCCTCGATCTGGAAGGTCACCACCGCTTCATTGGTTTCGAGATACTCGACGCGGTGATCGATCTTCACCCCGTAATAGCCCTTCGAGAAATAGAGCTTCCGAATCTGCTCCGCATTCTCTTTCACCTTTTCCAAGTTGAGGATCGAGCGGGGGGTTAGGGTGACCTTCTCTTTGATCTCGTCCATCTTCAACTTCTGATTCCCCGTGATGAGGATCTCTTTGATGGAGGGCTTTTCCATGACGATGAAGATGATCTCCTGACCTTTGGGCGTGGGCTTGATATCCACCTGGACATCGGAGAAGTAGCCGAGGGCGAAGATGGCCCGGAGGTCCTCCCGCACCTGGTCCAAAGAGAA
This is a stretch of genomic DNA from Thermodesulfobacteriota bacterium. It encodes these proteins:
- the bamA gene encoding outer membrane protein assembly factor BamA is translated as MAFKKFAPILLGLLLSIAAVCRASEEVIYKITVLGNLRVEEGVIRTGIKSREGGRFSLDQVREDLRAIFALGYFSDVQVDIKPTPKGQEIIFIVMEKPSIKEILITGNQKLKMDEIKEKVTLTPRSILNLEKVKENAEQIRKLYFSKGYYGVKIDHRVEYLETNEAVVTFQIEEGIKGHIHKILFKGNKRIKTSDLKKVMQTKQRNIFSILTKTGILDEDVLKNDLQMLTAYYIDHGYLEVKISEPKIDLTDPRRIRIEIEIVEGPQYRIGEIDFKGDVLTTKEDLFRRLKLKRNDIYSTSAIRKEIQALTELFADRGYANVEVVPVTTTDEKALKVHLTFEIDKRKEVFFEKIQIVGNTKTRDKVIRRELRIAEEELYSASGLSKSRDRLKRTGFFKEVEMTTSRGTTEEKMNVEVKVEEAPTGALSFGIGYSSIEKVVGQASISDRNLFGLGYHAILKFKLGSETSDLRFSFTDPYFLGYNFSAGIDLYHENHEFDTYSYRVSGGDLRYGKELTESLRLDAMYKLEKVKVFDVTLDASRFIKEQEGEKVTSAISASLSMDTRNDYYNPTKGARHSLTLTNAGGLLGGDNYFFKGVAETSWYFPLPLKTVLNLRGKLGFVQPYSGRKVPIYEKFYVGGLHTVRGFEYGMAGPFDVNREPLGSRKMLSFQSELIFPLAPEIGLRGALFWDVGKGFDKFKDLTPLKTGLGAGIRWFSPFGPIHIDLGINPNPKPGEKRRVFDFTVGTVY